Part of the Halalkalibacter krulwichiae genome is shown below.
AACTGGACATGGTGTCTTTTTTAATAATGGAATTTCACGTGATCTCTTTTTATCGATGGATGAGCTTCCTTATGATCGCTCACAGTGGCCGCAGCCAGGAGACAAACTTCCTCTTTCCTTAACTTGGGATAAGCGAGGGCGCTTAATGGGAAAACTGGTCAAAGGTGAGCCGGTTGAACGTCATGCAAAAAAAGCTGGGGCAGAATTAATGAATCAGGACGTAAGCGGCTATGTCTATCATTTTTTAGATGAAGGTGCACTTATTATTACAGATGAAGGCTTTATTGCGTTTCTTCATAACGATGAAATGGATGATGTGCCACGTTATGGTGAGCATGTAAACGTTCGAGTGCATTTTGTTCGTGAGGATGGGCGTATTAATGTCACAATGAAGCCGAAACGTTCTGAACAACAAGAAGAAGATGCAGAACGGATTTATCGTTTTCTTGAGGAGCGAGGCGGATCAATGCCTTACTGGGATAAAACACCACCAGAAGACATAGAATTACGTTTTTCAATTAGTAAAGCAAAGTTCAAACGGGCATTAGGGAAATTAATGAAAGAGAATAAAATTGAACAACGAGATGGTTGGACACATATAAAAAAATAGAGCCACTAAAGGAGTTATTATGAATTATCAAGCTTTTGCTGCTCTATATGATTCTTTGATGACAGACGCCCCATATGACAAATGGATTGCATACCTTCAAAGAAACGTAAAACAGGATTTAAAAGGTGTTTCGATCTACGATGTCGGTTGTGGTACAGGAGAATTTCTAGTTCGTTTACACAATAGTGGTGCAATAGTATCAGGAGTGGATTTATCTGCTGATATGCTCTCTTTAGCTCAAAAAAAATGTGAGCAGGCAGGTTTTTCCCCTCCTTTATATCAGCAATCTATGACAGAACTTGAGTCTGTTATGAAATTTGAAATTGTAACGATCTTTTGTGATTCCTTAAATTATCTAGAAACAGAAAAAGACGTTCTTGAGACATTTAAGCATGTTCATCAACTGTTAGAAGAAGGTGGGGTATTCATATTTGATGTGCATTCTATTTCGAAAATCAACGATGGCTTCATAGGGCAAACATTTGCGGAAGATGCAGAGAATATGGCCTATATTTGGAACTCTTTTCAAGGTGAGCACCCCAATAGTGTAGAACACGAAATGACTTTTTTCTTAGAGGAAGAAGAGATAGGGATGTTTCAACGCTTTTTTGAGTTGCATAAGCAACGTACATACTCAATTGATCAATATAGAGAGTGGCTACATGATGCAGGCTTTTCGAATATAGTCGTTAATGCCGATTTTGAAGATGTAGAACCAACAGATGAAAGTGAACGAATTTTTTTCTGTGCAAAAAAGAGATAGAAGCAGGACTTTTTAGAAAAGGTGCGAATTAAAAAGAGAGTGAACCGACATTTATACTGGTTTCACTCTCTTTTTAAGTATAGTACTTGACTATTTCAATGACTTGTTAGAAAAAGCATCAACGATTAGTTCTTGATCTTCATAGTATTTTGCATGAGTTTTCTGGAACAAATGATCAAACATCGATCCGATTTCATCTTCTAAGACTTTAATCCCTTCTCCAGTAATTCCTCCCGGTACACATACACGCTTTTGCAGTGTAGGCAGTGTATAATGCCCTTTTTCAAGGAGTTTTCCCATCCCGATTATCATGTTGGTAGCAAGAGTTGTTGCATCTTCCTTAGAAATATTGGTTTGTCGAACGGCTCCATCAATGAATTGTTGAATGATGTAACTGAAGAAGGCAGGTCCGCAACTGACAATGTCTGAAGAAACACGTGTAATATTTTCTTCAATTACAAGTGGTTCTGAAATGGCAGACATCAATTTCTTTAATACCTTTTTATCTTCATCCTGGCATCGTGAGCCAAAGCTTAATAAAGAAGAACCGGTTAGTGCTCGGTTAAGAATGCTAGGTATCGCTCTAGCTACTTTGCATTCAGTGACTTCTTCTAATTGATCTACTGAGATAGGGCTCGTAATAGAAATTAAGAATTTACCCGAGTGGCAAGCAGGTTTGATTTGATTGAGAACTTCTGGGAATTGTAAAGGCTTTGTGCAAATGAAGATAACTTCAGATTCATGAGCTACTTCAAGTGCATTTTCTCCAATGGTTACCTCTGGAAAACGCTTCTTCAAAACCTCAGCTTTTGTTCTATTTCGATTTGTGATCATAAATTGGTCTGGAGAAATTTCACCAGATTCAATAAAGGATTCAAGTAAAATCGTTCCCATACTTCCCGTTCCGATGATGCCTATTTTCAATGTAGCCCCCTCCTTTTCATGTCTAAACGCGAAAACACTCGTTATGACTAAACGTATGTAGAAAGGGACAGTGTTATGACTTTTTAGCGCATGTTTACGTAATCTTCTATCATTTCTTGTGTCACGAGCTTACGTGGTGGAAATTGAAACTTCATTGCAATCTTATTCATTTCTTCTGTAATTTGGTTAATTTCCGTTATCTGAAACTCTTTTCCACTTTTTGCTAAATCTAATACTGTTTCAATTGCACGTTCTCTCGCAGCATCTAAGCTTAAAAATTGTTTTTGTGCTTCTCTGTGCTTTTTAACTTGTTCAGCAATTTGTAAATGTACAGCCATTTTGTCATTCGACTCCTTTTGTTCTCACTTGAAGTGGTGGTTTATCACTTATTATAACTCAAAATTAGAAAAGGGTGTGCCTGATGAAAACAATATTCCGAAAAAAACAACTAATGACAGCTGTAATCATTGTTTTTTTAGTTTTGATCATTTTATTTATGCATTTTCGGAGCGCGAAGGAAGAAGTTGAAGTAGCTCATTTTTATGAACAAAACCAAGAGTTTTTGAATGGAGGATCGGAGGAATCTATGAAAGTTGTGGAAGAAGTTAGGGACATTGTTATCGATGTTAAAGGAGCGATTGCTCGTCCAGGTGTTTATAAGTTGCAAGAAGGGGATCGTATTCATCAAGCGCTAGAGAAAGCTGGGGGGCTATTAGAAGGTGCTGATGAAACAAAGTTGAATTTTGCACAATTGTTACATGATGAAATGGTTGTTTATGTTCCTTTGGTCGGAGAGGAAGAAGGTAGCGTAGAGGTGGGAAATCTCACAACGCCTCAGGGTGAAGAAAATGGGAAGATCCCAATTAATCGAGCAGAAGCTGGTCAATTGCAGCAACTTCCGGGTATTGGTCCCGCTAAAGCAGCGGCAATTATTAGTTATCGTGAGGAGCATGGTGCGTTTAAAGATATAAATGACTTACTCAATATTTCGGGTATTGGTCCTAAATCAATTGAAAAATTGGAGGAAGCTATAAGTTTCCATTAAATTAATTTTGAAATTGACGATACAAAAGCTTTTCTCTAAACTGACAGTATAGTAGGTAGGAGGAATTAATGATGGAAAGAATTTCATGGAATCAATATTTTATGGCGCAAAGCCACTTGTTGGCACTAAGAAGTACTTGTACACGATTAATGGTAGGAGCTACGATTGTTCGAGACAAAAGAATCATTGCAGGTGGTTATAACGGTTCGGTCTCAGGAGGGGCTCACTGTATTGATGATGGATGCTATGTCGTAGATAATCATTGCATTCGGACGATTCACGCTGAAGTTAATGCATTATTACAATGTGCAAAATTTGGTGTTCCGACAGAGGGCGCTGAGATTTACGTCACTCATTTTCCTTGTGTACACTGTACTAAAGCAATCATCCAAGCAGGCATTAAGTCTATGTATTATGCTAAGGATTATAAAAACCATCCTTAT
Proteins encoded:
- a CDS encoding class I SAM-dependent DNA methyltransferase, translating into MNYQAFAALYDSLMTDAPYDKWIAYLQRNVKQDLKGVSIYDVGCGTGEFLVRLHNSGAIVSGVDLSADMLSLAQKKCEQAGFSPPLYQQSMTELESVMKFEIVTIFCDSLNYLETEKDVLETFKHVHQLLEEGGVFIFDVHSISKINDGFIGQTFAEDAENMAYIWNSFQGEHPNSVEHEMTFFLEEEEIGMFQRFFELHKQRTYSIDQYREWLHDAGFSNIVVNADFEDVEPTDESERIFFCAKKR
- a CDS encoding helix-hairpin-helix domain-containing protein, which encodes MKTIFRKKQLMTAVIIVFLVLIILFMHFRSAKEEVEVAHFYEQNQEFLNGGSEESMKVVEEVRDIVIDVKGAIARPGVYKLQEGDRIHQALEKAGGLLEGADETKLNFAQLLHDEMVVYVPLVGEEEGSVEVGNLTTPQGEENGKIPINRAEAGQLQQLPGIGPAKAAAIISYREEHGAFKDINDLLNISGIGPKSIEKLEEAISFH
- a CDS encoding DUF2533 family protein; translation: MAVHLQIAEQVKKHREAQKQFLSLDAARERAIETVLDLAKSGKEFQITEINQITEEMNKIAMKFQFPPRKLVTQEMIEDYVNMR
- the comER gene encoding late competence protein ComER encodes the protein MKIGIIGTGSMGTILLESFIESGEISPDQFMITNRNRTKAEVLKKRFPEVTIGENALEVAHESEVIFICTKPLQFPEVLNQIKPACHSGKFLISITSPISVDQLEEVTECKVARAIPSILNRALTGSSLLSFGSRCQDEDKKVLKKLMSAISEPLVIEENITRVSSDIVSCGPAFFSYIIQQFIDGAVRQTNISKEDATTLATNMIIGMGKLLEKGHYTLPTLQKRVCVPGGITGEGIKVLEDEIGSMFDHLFQKTHAKYYEDQELIVDAFSNKSLK
- a CDS encoding CvfB family protein, with translation MELKPGYSVNLEVVRKASFGYFVSDGKTDVLLHQREAQEGIEIGQRVEVFLYHDHQGRLAATMEEPLLKIGEVAWLEAVEVKTGHGVFFNNGISRDLFLSMDELPYDRSQWPQPGDKLPLSLTWDKRGRLMGKLVKGEPVERHAKKAGAELMNQDVSGYVYHFLDEGALIITDEGFIAFLHNDEMDDVPRYGEHVNVRVHFVREDGRINVTMKPKRSEQQEEDAERIYRFLEERGGSMPYWDKTPPEDIELRFSISKAKFKRALGKLMKENKIEQRDGWTHIKK
- a CDS encoding ComE operon protein 2, which translates into the protein MERISWNQYFMAQSHLLALRSTCTRLMVGATIVRDKRIIAGGYNGSVSGGAHCIDDGCYVVDNHCIRTIHAEVNALLQCAKFGVPTEGAEIYVTHFPCVHCTKAIIQAGIKSMYYAKDYKNHPYAKQMLEDAGVEIMQVELDEESLDQTHHQKKQFVEHLLTKLEHLTIEQEEVRQLKEQANHLFTQSFLKG